The proteins below come from a single Chryseobacterium nepalense genomic window:
- a CDS encoding DoxX family protein — protein sequence METKNISRVALGAFLITAGIGHLTFARKEFQAQVPEWVPLDKDDTVVYSGIAEIALGTAVIVTPKKYRKTMGKIVAGFFAAVLPGNIAQYKNRRDSFGLNTDNQRLARLFMQAPLIAWALKSTDE from the coding sequence ATGGAAACGAAAAACATTTCAAGAGTTGCGCTTGGCGCATTTCTTATCACCGCAGGAATCGGGCATCTCACATTTGCAAGAAAAGAATTTCAGGCGCAGGTTCCCGAATGGGTTCCTCTTGATAAAGATGACACTGTTGTCTATTCCGGAATTGCAGAAATTGCTTTAGGCACCGCCGTAATTGTAACACCCAAAAAATACCGGAAAACAATGGGAAAAATTGTAGCAGGATTTTTCGCAGCCGTACTTCCCGGAAATATTGCCCAATATAAAAACAGACGCGATTCTTTCGGACTAAATACCGATAATCAAAGATTGGCCAGGCTTTTTATGCAGGCACCTTTAATAGCATGGGCACTGAAATCTACTGATGAATAA
- the rplS gene encoding 50S ribosomal protein L19 → MDLLKYVQDKYITKKEFPEFKAGDTITVYYEIKEGQKTRTQFFKGTVIQLRGTGSTKTFTIRKMSGDVGVERVFPINMPALQKIEVDRRGRVRRSRIYYFRDLRGKKARIKDAAYKKK, encoded by the coding sequence ATGGATTTATTAAAGTACGTACAAGACAAGTACATTACAAAAAAAGAATTCCCTGAATTCAAAGCGGGTGATACAATCACTGTTTATTACGAGATTAAAGAAGGTCAGAAAACAAGAACTCAGTTCTTCAAAGGAACAGTTATCCAATTAAGAGGTACCGGTTCTACAAAAACTTTCACGATCAGAAAAATGTCTGGTGATGTAGGAGTAGAAAGAGTATTCCCAATCAACATGCCTGCTCTTCAAAAAATTGAAGTTGACAGAAGAGGTAGAGTTAGAAGATCAAGAATCTACTACTTCAGAGACCTTAGAGGTAAAAAAGCGAGAATTAAAGACGCTGCTTACAAGAAGAAATAA
- a CDS encoding CoA transferase subunit B, whose translation MLTKEQIAQRISREVKDRYYVNLGIGIPTLVANYVPENLNVEFQSENGVLGMGPFPYEGEEDADIINAGKQTITILEGGSFFDSAFSFGMIRSKKVDLTILGAMEVAENGDIANWKIPGKMVKGMGGAMDLVASAENIIVAMMHVNKAGESKILKKCTLPLTGVNCVKRVVTELAVLDVTPEGFKLIERAPGVSVEHIIKSTEADLIIEGEIPEMQF comes from the coding sequence ATGCTAACGAAAGAACAAATTGCACAAAGAATTTCCAGAGAAGTAAAAGACAGGTATTACGTAAACCTAGGAATCGGAATCCCGACATTGGTTGCCAATTACGTTCCGGAAAATCTTAATGTAGAATTTCAGAGTGAAAACGGGGTGTTGGGAATGGGACCGTTTCCGTATGAAGGTGAAGAAGATGCAGATATTATCAATGCAGGAAAGCAGACCATCACGATTCTGGAAGGAGGTTCATTCTTCGATTCTGCATTCAGCTTCGGAATGATCAGAAGCAAAAAAGTAGATCTTACGATTCTCGGTGCCATGGAAGTTGCAGAAAATGGAGATATCGCCAACTGGAAAATCCCTGGAAAAATGGTTAAGGGAATGGGCGGTGCGATGGACCTTGTGGCCTCTGCAGAAAATATTATTGTCGCCATGATGCACGTCAACAAAGCAGGAGAAAGCAAAATCCTCAAAAAATGTACGCTTCCTTTAACAGGAGTAAATTGTGTTAAAAGAGTTGTCACCGAATTGGCCGTGCTGGATGTTACGCCTGAAGGTTTCAAACTTATTGAACGAGCTCCGGGAGTTTCCGTAGAACACATCATAAAATCAACAGAAGCTGATCTTATTATAGAAGGTGAAATTCCTGAAATGCAGTTTTAA
- a CDS encoding family 20 glycosylhydrolase, producing MIRAFLLILLFFSGVAFSQNKLHLIPYPQKVEFQKGEFIIPENFKFDKNLPIKETAYFKKRTAGMFTFSSGKKEEGAHLVNTLFTPQSVIGQQKKEKYSIDISPRAIVISSNTDQGYFLALQTLIQLLEQYKDSGKIPAMKIEDEPKFAWRGMHLDVCRHFFTVDEVKQYIDYLAMYKLNTFHWHLTDDQGWRIEIKKYPKLTQIGSKRKESMIGAYVDNTFDGKPYGPYFYTQDQIKEVVKYAQERHITVVPEIEMPGHALAALSAYPELACTKGPFEPATKWGVFDDVFCPKEETFTFLENVLDEVIQLFPSQYIHIGGDECPKTRWKECPHCQELIRKNNLKDEHGLQSYFIHRIEKYVNSKGRKIIGWDEILEGGLAPNAAVMSWTGIKGGVEAAKTGHFAVMTPGSYCYFDHYQGDPATEPNAFGGFTPLDKVYSYNPIPEELNAEQLKYILGVQANLWTEYILDFKQVQYMTFPRLLALSEVGWGTADPKNYKEFEGRVINEFKVLDKMGINYAKSIYNINGKVQPRVGGISYKLSTSQKPEGIRFTTDGSVPTENSQTYDVPIPVSKTMTIKSAYFEGGLQSAVSSQDFVISKTTGKPITLESQPDENYSFGGEFTLVDGIIGNQKQLGKTWLGFQGKDVVATIDFGQKTRFSEVYFNTLDNKGSWIHFAKSAQIFVSDNGTDFKLIKEIGKEEILSAKGKIKVNVGIQNSKYIKVNIENAGIIPAGNPGADSKAWLFVDEIGVN from the coding sequence ATGATACGCGCTTTCTTACTTATTCTTCTTTTCTTTTCAGGAGTGGCTTTTTCGCAAAATAAACTTCACCTCATTCCATATCCGCAGAAAGTTGAATTTCAGAAAGGAGAATTTATTATTCCTGAAAATTTTAAATTTGATAAAAATCTTCCGATAAAAGAAACTGCTTATTTTAAAAAGCGAACAGCGGGAATGTTTACTTTCAGCTCCGGGAAAAAGGAGGAAGGCGCTCACTTGGTTAATACTCTTTTTACTCCACAATCCGTAATCGGTCAGCAGAAAAAAGAAAAATATTCAATTGACATTTCACCCAGGGCAATTGTTATCAGCTCCAATACGGACCAGGGATATTTTCTCGCCCTTCAGACATTAATTCAGTTATTGGAACAATACAAAGATTCGGGAAAAATTCCGGCAATGAAAATTGAGGATGAACCAAAATTTGCCTGGAGAGGAATGCACCTTGACGTTTGTCGCCACTTCTTTACGGTTGATGAGGTGAAGCAGTACATCGATTATCTTGCGATGTACAAGTTGAATACGTTTCACTGGCATTTAACCGACGACCAGGGCTGGAGAATTGAAATCAAAAAATACCCGAAATTGACACAGATCGGTTCAAAAAGAAAGGAATCGATGATCGGAGCCTATGTTGATAATACCTTCGACGGAAAGCCTTATGGGCCTTATTTTTACACCCAGGATCAGATAAAAGAAGTGGTAAAATATGCTCAGGAAAGACATATCACTGTTGTTCCGGAAATTGAAATGCCGGGTCACGCTTTAGCAGCACTTTCTGCCTATCCGGAATTGGCCTGTACAAAAGGTCCTTTTGAGCCGGCTACAAAATGGGGCGTTTTTGATGATGTTTTTTGTCCGAAAGAGGAAACTTTTACATTTTTAGAAAATGTTCTGGATGAGGTAATTCAGCTTTTTCCTTCACAATATATTCACATTGGTGGCGATGAATGCCCGAAAACCAGATGGAAAGAATGTCCGCATTGCCAGGAATTAATCAGAAAAAATAATCTGAAAGATGAACATGGGCTTCAAAGCTATTTTATCCACAGAATTGAAAAATATGTCAATTCAAAAGGAAGAAAAATCATAGGATGGGACGAAATTTTGGAAGGCGGACTGGCCCCGAATGCTGCCGTAATGAGCTGGACGGGCATAAAAGGCGGTGTGGAAGCTGCAAAAACTGGTCATTTTGCAGTCATGACTCCTGGATCTTATTGCTATTTTGATCATTACCAGGGAGATCCTGCAACGGAACCGAATGCTTTCGGAGGATTTACCCCTTTAGATAAAGTGTATTCTTACAATCCAATTCCGGAAGAACTGAATGCAGAACAGTTAAAATATATTTTAGGGGTTCAGGCAAATCTGTGGACGGAGTATATTCTTGATTTTAAGCAGGTTCAATACATGACTTTCCCGAGATTACTGGCGCTTTCGGAAGTAGGCTGGGGAACAGCTGATCCTAAAAATTACAAAGAATTTGAAGGAAGAGTAATTAATGAATTTAAGGTGTTGGATAAAATGGGTATCAATTATGCGAAAAGTATTTACAATATCAATGGGAAAGTGCAACCGAGAGTAGGAGGTATTTCGTATAAACTTTCAACATCGCAGAAGCCGGAAGGAATTCGTTTCACAACAGACGGGAGTGTTCCCACAGAAAATTCCCAAACGTATGACGTTCCAATTCCCGTTTCAAAAACCATGACCATTAAATCAGCTTATTTTGAAGGTGGACTTCAAAGTGCCGTTTCTTCGCAAGATTTTGTGATTTCTAAAACTACCGGAAAACCCATAACATTAGAAAGCCAACCTGATGAAAATTATTCATTCGGAGGTGAATTCACTTTAGTTGACGGAATTATCGGAAATCAAAAGCAATTGGGAAAAACATGGCTTGGCTTTCAGGGAAAAGATGTTGTGGCTACGATTGATTTCGGACAGAAAACGCGGTTTTCAGAGGTGTACTTTAATACTTTAGACAACAAAGGAAGTTGGATTCATTTCGCAAAATCAGCTCAGATTTTCGTTTCAGACAACGGAACGGATTTTAAACTCATTAAAGAAATCGGAAAAGAGGAAATCCTTTCAGCAAAAGGTAAAATCAAAGTGAATGTAGGCATTCAGAATTCAAAATATATTAAAGTTAATATAGAAAACGCTGGAATTATCCCTGCCGGAAATCCGGGTGCAGATTCCAAAGCATGGCTTTTTGTTGACGAAATTGGTGTAAATTAG
- a CDS encoding Crp/Fnr family transcriptional regulator → MQDSVLSSEFTSSPELVEKLYQYGITKKYHEGDIILDENSSIRSIPIVMKGMLKVIRTEEDGREILLYYIKAGESCIMSFLGGMHNEKSIVKAEVEEDTEILFLPIDKVSLFIKEYPEWLDYIFRLYHKRFEELLDIINAIAFKKVDERLLNLLHKKSEILNSKTIIITHEQLANELGTARVVVSRLLKQLEDAGKLQLGRNKITILEDI, encoded by the coding sequence ATGCAGGATTCGGTTCTTTCTTCAGAATTTACTTCTTCGCCAGAACTGGTAGAAAAGCTATATCAGTATGGGATCACGAAGAAGTATCACGAAGGCGATATTATATTGGATGAAAATTCATCCATCCGTTCAATTCCGATCGTGATGAAAGGAATGCTGAAGGTGATCCGCACCGAAGAAGACGGCCGGGAAATTCTTCTGTATTACATTAAAGCAGGAGAAAGCTGTATCATGTCTTTTCTGGGCGGAATGCACAATGAAAAGAGCATCGTAAAAGCCGAAGTAGAAGAAGATACCGAAATTCTTTTTCTGCCGATAGATAAAGTTTCTTTATTCATCAAAGAATATCCGGAATGGCTGGATTATATTTTCAGGCTGTATCATAAGCGCTTTGAAGAGCTTTTGGATATTATCAATGCCATCGCTTTTAAAAAAGTAGATGAGAGGCTGCTGAATCTTCTCCACAAAAAATCGGAAATTTTAAATTCCAAAACAATAATTATTACACACGAACAGCTTGCCAATGAACTCGGAACGGCAAGAGTTGTGGTCTCCCGATTGCTGAAACAGCTGGAAGATGCGGGTAAACTTCAGCTTGGAAGAAATAAAATTACCATTTTGGAAGACATTTAA
- a CDS encoding ABC transporter ATP-binding protein produces MKILLHYLKPYKWLIIISLFLASVNQVFSLFAPAITGNILDKLVTHPNFFDKEKTLPRNMNEYLYGTDIYHGVFYFLALLVGTAMISRIAKAFQDYVVNVIIQKFGAKIFTDGLKHSMRLPFQEFEDQRSGETLSILTKVREDTVKFINNFINVFFGILVSIIFVSVYAIRLHWSIMPVYVVGIILIAVVTNLLSKRIKTIQKNIVTETTNLAGSTTESLRNIEIVKSLGLTSQEVERLNNNTYKILNLELRKVKSIRSLSFVQGTLVNFLQQTITFTLLLLIFKNIVTPGQYLSLMFYGFFIFGPMQEIGNIIISYREAQASLNNFDRVMKKEVEPKPLTPKKIGAIEELEFQNVSFQHQTAHYKALNSISFNVKNGETIAFVGPSGSGKSTLVKLLVGLYRPQEGSILYNNIDGKEFDFDELRNQIGFVTQDTQLFAGTIKENLLFVNPSATEEDLQLALKKSSCSNLLERAENGIETVIGEGGLKLSGGEKQRIAIARALLRKPHLLIFDEATSALDSITEEEITTTIKEISKEKEQITVLIAHRLSTIMHADRIFVLERGQIVETGSHLNLIEEKGLYYAMWRQQIGERKTLV; encoded by the coding sequence ATGAAAATTTTATTACATTACCTTAAACCTTACAAATGGCTGATTATCATTTCACTGTTCTTAGCCTCTGTTAATCAGGTTTTTTCTTTATTTGCACCCGCTATTACCGGAAACATATTAGATAAACTCGTAACGCATCCCAATTTTTTCGATAAAGAGAAAACGCTCCCGAGAAATATGAATGAATATCTTTATGGAACTGATATTTATCATGGTGTTTTCTATTTTCTGGCCCTGTTAGTTGGTACTGCCATGATCAGCCGTATTGCTAAAGCTTTCCAGGATTATGTGGTGAATGTAATTATTCAGAAGTTTGGTGCCAAAATTTTCACAGATGGCTTAAAACATTCGATGCGACTGCCTTTTCAGGAGTTTGAAGATCAGAGAAGCGGTGAAACCCTTTCCATATTAACAAAGGTGCGTGAAGATACCGTGAAATTCATCAATAATTTCATTAATGTATTCTTCGGAATTCTGGTGAGTATTATCTTCGTGTCGGTGTATGCCATTCGTCTTCACTGGTCGATCATGCCGGTTTACGTTGTAGGAATTATTCTTATCGCGGTAGTAACCAATTTGCTGAGTAAAAGAATCAAAACCATTCAGAAAAATATTGTTACGGAGACCACCAATCTTGCGGGAAGCACCACGGAAAGCCTCAGGAATATTGAAATCGTAAAAAGTTTAGGACTCACCAGCCAGGAAGTTGAGCGTCTTAACAACAATACCTATAAAATCCTGAATCTGGAACTGCGAAAAGTAAAAAGCATCCGTTCCCTGAGCTTTGTACAGGGAACACTGGTCAATTTTTTACAGCAGACCATTACTTTTACTTTATTGTTATTGATTTTTAAAAACATTGTAACTCCGGGACAGTATTTATCGTTAATGTTTTACGGATTCTTCATTTTCGGGCCGATGCAGGAAATCGGGAATATCATTATTTCCTATCGGGAGGCACAGGCTTCGCTGAACAATTTCGACCGGGTGATGAAAAAAGAAGTTGAGCCTAAGCCTTTAACTCCGAAGAAAATCGGGGCTATTGAAGAGCTTGAATTTCAAAATGTTTCTTTCCAACATCAGACTGCCCATTATAAAGCTTTAAATTCCATCTCATTCAACGTAAAAAACGGGGAAACAATTGCCTTTGTAGGACCGAGCGGTTCAGGAAAAAGTACTTTGGTAAAACTTCTTGTAGGATTGTACAGACCTCAGGAAGGTTCTATTTTATACAATAATATTGACGGAAAGGAATTCGATTTTGATGAACTGAGGAACCAGATCGGGTTTGTGACCCAGGACACCCAGCTTTTTGCAGGAACCATAAAAGAAAATCTTTTGTTTGTGAATCCTTCCGCAACGGAAGAAGATCTGCAGTTGGCATTAAAAAAATCGAGTTGCAGCAATCTTTTAGAACGTGCAGAAAACGGAATTGAAACCGTAATCGGAGAAGGAGGTTTGAAATTAAGCGGCGGTGAGAAACAGCGAATTGCCATTGCCAGAGCCTTGTTAAGAAAACCGCATTTACTGATTTTTGATGAGGCGACTTCCGCTTTAGACAGTATTACGGAAGAAGAAATTACCACTACCATTAAAGAAATTTCTAAGGAAAAAGAACAGATTACCGTTCTTATTGCCCACAGATTAAGCACCATTATGCATGCAGACCGAATTTTCGTCCTGGAACGCGGACAGATAGTAGAAACCGGTTCTCATCTCAATCTTATTGAAGAAAAAGGATTGTATTATGCAATGTGGAGACAGCAGATCGGGGAGAGAAAAACTTTAGTATAG
- a CDS encoding CoA transferase subunit A, producing MIDKRVKNAKEAIEGIKDGMTLMLGGFGLCGIPENSINALVESDVKDLTCISNNAGVDDFGLGLLLKKRQIKKMISSYVGENAEFERQMLSGELEVELTPQGTLAEKCRAAQAGIPAFYTPAGFGTEVAEGKEVKDFKGKPHILEYAFEADFSIVKAWKGDHAGNLIFKGSARNFNHPMAGAGKITIAEVEELVEPGVLDPNQIHIPGIMIQRIFQGEKFEKRIEQRTVRKRD from the coding sequence ATGATAGATAAAAGAGTAAAAAATGCAAAGGAAGCCATTGAGGGAATTAAGGATGGAATGACATTGATGCTGGGCGGATTCGGACTTTGCGGGATACCTGAAAACTCAATTAATGCACTGGTGGAGAGTGATGTAAAAGACTTAACCTGTATTTCAAACAATGCCGGCGTTGATGATTTCGGATTGGGATTGCTTCTGAAAAAAAGGCAGATCAAAAAAATGATTTCCTCTTATGTAGGTGAAAATGCAGAATTTGAAAGACAGATGCTTTCCGGAGAACTGGAAGTGGAGCTGACACCACAGGGAACACTGGCAGAAAAATGCAGAGCAGCACAAGCCGGAATTCCTGCTTTTTATACGCCTGCAGGCTTCGGTACTGAAGTGGCGGAAGGAAAAGAAGTGAAAGATTTCAAAGGGAAACCTCATATTCTGGAATATGCCTTTGAAGCAGATTTTTCAATAGTCAAAGCATGGAAAGGAGATCACGCAGGAAACCTTATTTTCAAAGGTTCTGCAAGAAATTTTAATCATCCGATGGCTGGTGCAGGAAAAATTACCATCGCTGAAGTGGAAGAACTGGTAGAACCGGGAGTATTGGATCCCAACCAGATTCACATTCCGGGAATCATGATCCAGCGAATTTTCCAGGGAGAAAAATTTGAAAAGAGAATCGAGCAGAGAACGGTTAGAAAAAGAGATTAA
- a CDS encoding fibronectin type III domain-containing protein, translated as MKQLLFFFCFAVQMAFGQALYPYLQNPTPNSMIVSWKTSSNTETTVFYGTNPANLNVTFTGTTNIFSDTGYNNNYYYHTAKITNLQPNTKYYYKIRTGSSESAVYNFRTLPLPGQAATANGKIRFLIMGDNQIKAEPRYDTLTLNAYKKLKEKFGPNSDPSDNVALTFMVGDQVDVGTLDHYENVHFKKNINLSPYLPIQTTVGNHETYGTLGMNSYYAHFYIDEIKYKNISSGNENYYAQQAGNVLFISLSSEHTGSAQMTWLQQILNAAENDSTVDWIISLSHRPYQAEQYVGDISTWVRNSAAPLLTTSSKYLMHVGAHHHLYHRGQLKNTPNYQIISGGVAWDQYWGMSTEQDFDDVQKTLTDWTYQIVEVDVNTGKVDVESYSIGGVYHKKYNELIDTFHRYKNQPKPAKPIISNTFTAPVTLPLTLNGSAFSSSNGELLNTTQFLISKAADFSIIEKEFYRDYENWFGKDGNGTPDITKNLNAGVDITKATIDANSITNGVYYVKVRYRDRNMEWSDWSDVKEFTVTGSVVSNPVFTLNKTEYLQNEPITANFTDGPGNNQDWVGIYKKGQNPAAVTSQAFVYTNGQTSGTASFPNGIATKGQYFAGFFANNSYTEITPRKNFYVGPKVVLSTTSDVYPVGGTVTVNFSSGPNLTKDWIGIYKMGHTPGNVNSTQWSYVTTASGTLNFTGLAKGYYYAQYFLEDGYTTIGEKVFFKVGDIVTELWTNKPVYTLGENITASWTDSPGIIKDWLGIYPQNITVPDDNFISYTYFDGITQGTKTIQGTAVPTTPGNYYMVMFTNDSYTEVSNRLQFQVTGPTLGTGETKTTEKNVILYPNPTKPGEPTFIKSDYPIEKIELLSANGDLLYESKNINNQRFSLVNENLPKGVYFVKVHTRKLFTLKLIIQ; from the coding sequence ATGAAACAGCTTTTATTCTTTTTTTGCTTTGCCGTCCAGATGGCTTTCGGGCAGGCTCTGTATCCTTATTTACAAAATCCGACACCGAATTCAATGATTGTCAGCTGGAAAACATCATCAAACACCGAAACAACCGTTTTTTACGGAACAAATCCAGCCAATCTTAATGTGACCTTTACAGGAACCACTAATATATTTTCCGATACCGGTTACAACAATAATTATTATTATCATACGGCAAAAATCACCAACCTTCAGCCGAACACGAAATATTATTACAAAATCAGAACAGGAAGCAGCGAATCTGCGGTTTACAATTTCAGAACACTGCCTTTGCCGGGGCAGGCCGCAACGGCTAACGGGAAAATCCGTTTCCTGATTATGGGAGACAATCAAATCAAGGCAGAACCGAGATATGACACCTTAACGCTAAATGCCTATAAAAAGCTAAAGGAAAAGTTCGGTCCAAATTCTGATCCTTCCGATAATGTTGCTTTGACTTTTATGGTCGGAGATCAGGTGGATGTGGGAACACTCGATCATTATGAAAATGTTCATTTTAAAAAGAATATCAATCTTTCACCATATCTTCCTATACAGACCACGGTAGGAAATCACGAAACCTACGGAACTCTTGGAATGAATTCTTATTACGCTCATTTTTATATCGATGAAATAAAATATAAAAATATCTCATCCGGAAATGAGAACTATTACGCTCAGCAGGCGGGAAATGTTTTGTTTATCAGTTTAAGTTCTGAACATACCGGTTCTGCGCAGATGACCTGGCTGCAGCAGATTTTAAATGCGGCTGAGAACGATTCTACTGTAGACTGGATTATTTCTTTAAGTCACAGACCTTACCAGGCAGAGCAATATGTAGGAGATATTTCAACCTGGGTAAGAAACAGTGCCGCTCCTCTTTTAACCACTTCTTCAAAATATTTAATGCACGTCGGAGCGCATCACCATTTGTATCACAGGGGACAGCTGAAAAATACGCCGAATTACCAGATTATTTCCGGTGGTGTTGCATGGGACCAGTATTGGGGAATGTCTACCGAACAGGATTTTGATGATGTTCAGAAAACCCTTACTGACTGGACGTACCAGATCGTGGAAGTGGATGTGAACACAGGAAAAGTAGATGTTGAATCCTATTCCATCGGAGGAGTGTATCACAAAAAATATAATGAACTGATTGACACGTTCCACCGGTATAAAAATCAGCCTAAGCCGGCAAAGCCTATTATTTCAAACACATTTACCGCACCGGTTACTTTGCCTTTAACTTTAAACGGAAGTGCATTTTCAAGTTCGAACGGAGAATTGCTGAATACGACTCAGTTTTTAATTAGTAAAGCTGCAGATTTTTCCATTATTGAAAAGGAATTTTACAGAGATTACGAAAACTGGTTTGGGAAAGACGGAAACGGAACGCCTGATATTACCAAAAACCTTAATGCCGGCGTTGATATTACAAAAGCTACAATCGATGCAAACTCTATTACCAATGGTGTTTATTATGTGAAAGTACGCTACAGAGACCGAAATATGGAATGGAGTGACTGGAGCGATGTAAAAGAATTTACGGTAACCGGAAGTGTTGTTTCAAATCCTGTTTTTACTTTAAATAAAACAGAATATCTCCAAAACGAGCCAATTACAGCCAATTTTACAGATGGTCCAGGAAATAATCAGGATTGGGTAGGAATTTACAAGAAGGGCCAGAATCCTGCGGCTGTAACTTCACAGGCTTTCGTCTATACCAACGGACAGACATCGGGAACAGCTTCATTTCCGAACGGAATTGCTACTAAAGGTCAGTATTTTGCAGGCTTTTTTGCGAACAACAGCTATACGGAAATTACCCCAAGGAAAAATTTTTATGTAGGACCGAAAGTGGTGCTTTCAACAACTTCTGACGTGTATCCTGTCGGCGGAACGGTAACCGTTAATTTCTCCAGCGGACCAAATCTTACCAAAGACTGGATCGGGATCTATAAAATGGGACATACGCCGGGGAATGTAAATTCTACACAATGGAGCTACGTGACCACGGCTTCTGGTACACTCAATTTCACAGGTCTTGCAAAAGGATATTATTATGCACAGTATTTCTTAGAAGATGGTTACACGACAATAGGCGAAAAAGTTTTCTTTAAAGTCGGAGATATTGTAACCGAACTCTGGACCAATAAGCCTGTTTACACATTAGGTGAAAATATCACAGCTTCCTGGACCGATTCTCCGGGTATTATTAAAGACTGGTTGGGAATTTATCCTCAGAATATTACCGTTCCGGATGATAATTTTATTTCTTATACGTATTTTGACGGAATTACCCAAGGTACAAAAACCATTCAGGGAACAGCAGTTCCAACAACACCCGGAAATTATTATATGGTAATGTTTACCAATGATTCGTATACCGAGGTATCCAACAGGCTACAGTTTCAGGTAACCGGCCCGACATTGGGAACGGGAGAAACAAAAACTACTGAGAAAAATGTAATCTTGTATCCGAATCCTACAAAACCGGGAGAACCTACCTTTATAAAGAGTGATTATCCCATAGAAAAAATAGAATTGCTTTCAGCAAACGGAGATCTTCTCTATGAATCAAAAAATATCAACAACCAGCGTTTCTCCCTGGTGAATGAAAACCTTCCGAAAGGCGTCTATTTTGTAAAAGTACATACCAGAAAATTATTTACTTTAAAATTAATCATCCAGTAA